The following are from one region of the Deltaproteobacteria bacterium genome:
- the ruvA gene encoding Holliday junction branch migration protein RuvA, which yields MPWPLAKPAPPVYKARPMIAYLEGTVLHRDEESCVVLTSGGVGYRVLLSVSGLAGLPGTGDMVRLFVHTLVREDALTLYGFASWEERRAFATLLGAPKLGPRTALAMLGCYAPGELAACIAREDVASLTRIPGIGAKTAKRLMLDLKDKLVAPLSVASGRVAPPVSAAADCAAALASLGYARHEVDEVVRVVFETEPDLDTGSAIRRALKIFAAK from the coding sequence ATGCCCTGGCCGCTGGCCAAACCGGCGCCACCCGTTTATAAGGCAAGACCCATGATCGCCTATCTTGAAGGAACCGTGCTGCACCGCGACGAGGAATCGTGCGTGGTTCTGACCTCCGGCGGGGTGGGCTATCGCGTGCTGTTGAGCGTGTCCGGCCTGGCCGGGTTGCCGGGAACCGGCGACATGGTTCGACTTTTCGTGCATACCCTGGTTCGTGAAGACGCCTTGACCTTATACGGCTTTGCCTCCTGGGAAGAGCGCCGGGCCTTCGCGACCTTGCTTGGAGCGCCCAAGCTTGGCCCGCGCACGGCCCTGGCCATGCTCGGTTGCTACGCGCCCGGTGAGCTGGCCGCGTGCATCGCCCGGGAGGACGTGGCCAGCCTGACCCGGATTCCGGGTATCGGAGCCAAGACGGCCAAGCGTCTGATGCTGGACCTGAAGGACAAACTCGTGGCACCCTTGTCCGTCGCGTCCGGCCGCGTCGCGCCGCCGGTTTCGGCCGCGGCCGATTGCGCGGCGGCCCTGGCTTCCCTGGGATATGCCCGACATGAAGTGGACGAGGTCGTGCGCGTCGTGTTCGAGACCGAGCCCGATTTGGACACGGGTTCCGCCATCCGGCGGGCCCTGAAGATTTTTGCCGCGAAATGA
- the ruvB gene encoding Holliday junction branch migration DNA helicase RuvB has product MTSPGEEHIRPRTLDDFIGQDDVRGNLKIYLQAAKERGQHLDHCLLYGNPGLGKTTLAQIMASELGVNLVSTSGPVLERSGDLAAILTSLGRNDLLFIDEIHRMPAVVEEILYPGMEDFKLDLIVGQGPGARTVKIELEPFTLVGATTRIGLLTSPLRDRFGVICRLEFYNPAELALIVTRAARILGVCITDEGSLEIGRRSRGTPRIANRLLRRVADFAQVAGSEIIDAEVAAKGLDIMDVDSRGLDLMDRKILECIIDSFGGGPVGVKTIAAACSEEVRTIEDIYEPYLIQCGFLKRTPRGRVVTAKAYQHIDGGLKLRG; this is encoded by the coding sequence ATGACAAGTCCCGGAGAAGAACATATCCGTCCGCGCACCCTGGACGATTTTATCGGCCAGGACGACGTGCGCGGCAATTTGAAGATCTATCTGCAGGCGGCCAAGGAGCGCGGCCAGCATCTGGATCACTGTCTGCTCTATGGCAACCCCGGTCTGGGCAAGACAACCCTGGCCCAGATCATGGCCAGCGAGCTTGGCGTGAATCTGGTCTCCACATCCGGTCCCGTGCTGGAGCGCAGTGGGGATTTGGCCGCCATTTTGACCAGCCTGGGGCGCAACGACCTGCTTTTTATCGACGAGATCCATCGCATGCCGGCCGTGGTCGAGGAAATTCTCTATCCAGGCATGGAGGATTTCAAATTGGATCTGATCGTCGGCCAGGGGCCGGGAGCGCGCACGGTCAAGATCGAACTCGAGCCCTTCACCCTGGTCGGGGCAACGACGCGCATCGGACTTCTGACCTCGCCCTTGCGCGACCGGTTTGGCGTCATCTGCCGGCTGGAGTTTTACAATCCGGCCGAGTTGGCCCTGATTGTCACCCGCGCGGCCCGGATTCTGGGGGTGTGCATCACGGACGAGGGCTCCCTGGAAATCGGACGGCGGTCCCGGGGCACGCCGCGCATCGCCAATCGGTTGTTGCGGCGGGTGGCCGATTTCGCCCAGGTCGCCGGGAGCGAGATCATCGACGCCGAGGTCGCGGCCAAGGGCTTGGACATCATGGACGTGGATTCGCGTGGCCTGGATCTGATGGACCGCAAGATTTTGGAGTGCATCATCGACAGTTTCGGCGGTGGTCCGGTGGGCGTGAAAACCATCGCCGCCGCGTGTTCCGAGGAAGTCCGGACCATCGAGGACATCTATGAGCCGTACTTGATCCAATGCGGCTTTCTCAAGCGCACGCCCCGGGGGCGGGTGGTCACGGCCAAGGCCTATCAACACATCGATGGCGGACTGAAATTGCGCGGCTGA
- the ruvC gene encoding crossover junction endodeoxyribonuclease RuvC — translation MDERVVLGVDPGSRCMGFGLVRDRSGCLSLIEAGTVRPVEEALSDRLARMHARITALIQTHSPVAVAVENVFFARNSASALKLGQARGAVLSACGLLGVEVFGYEPTLVKKSLVGAGRAEKSQVGFMVGQLLGVKPDWAEDAGDALAVAICHLNHSRFLNALAAGQTGATRL, via the coding sequence ATGGACGAACGTGTCGTGCTGGGCGTCGATCCCGGCTCCCGGTGCATGGGCTTTGGCCTAGTTCGGGATCGCTCCGGCTGTTTGTCCCTGATCGAGGCGGGCACGGTGCGGCCGGTGGAAGAAGCCCTGAGCGATCGGCTGGCCCGGATGCACGCCCGGATCACAGCGTTGATCCAAACCCATTCGCCCGTGGCCGTGGCCGTGGAAAATGTCTTTTTCGCCCGCAATTCCGCTTCGGCCCTGAAGCTGGGCCAAGCCAGGGGCGCGGTGCTGTCCGCCTGTGGTCTGCTTGGAGTCGAGGTTTTTGGCTACGAGCCAACCTTGGTCAAGAAATCCCTGGTTGGCGCCGGCCGGGCCGAAAAATCGCAGGTCGGGTTCATGGTCGGGCAGTTGCTGGGCGTCAAGCCCGATTGGGCCGAGGATGCCGGAGATGCCCTGGCCGTGGCCATCTGCCATCTCAACCATTCCCGTTTCCTGAATGCCCTGGCCGCTGGCCAAACCGGCGCCACCCGTTTATAA
- a CDS encoding YebC/PmpR family DNA-binding transcriptional regulator codes for MAGHSKWKNIQHRKGRQDLKRGKMFTKVTKEIILAAKGGGDPDMNARLRAAIDAAKAVNLPKDKIDTAIKKGTGELASDALEEIMYEGYAPGGVAILVEAVTDNKNRTVAEVRHILSKNGGSMGAAGCVAWMFDTKGVFSFDKSKYTEEQLLEAGLEGGVEDVLDDDDSWQVLCAAEDFQTAKVTFEAAGIIPLSAELNRIPQNTVAVDVETGRKVLKLYDALDDNEDVQNVYANFELPPELLAEM; via the coding sequence ATGGCAGGACATAGTAAATGGAAGAATATCCAGCACCGCAAGGGGCGGCAGGACTTGAAGCGCGGCAAAATGTTCACCAAGGTCACCAAGGAGATCATCCTGGCGGCCAAGGGAGGGGGCGATCCGGACATGAACGCCCGTCTGCGCGCGGCCATTGACGCGGCCAAGGCCGTGAACCTGCCCAAGGACAAGATCGACACGGCCATCAAGAAAGGGACCGGCGAGCTGGCTTCCGATGCCCTGGAAGAGATCATGTACGAGGGTTACGCGCCGGGCGGGGTGGCCATCCTGGTCGAGGCCGTCACGGACAACAAGAACCGGACCGTGGCCGAAGTCCGCCATATCTTGAGCAAGAACGGCGGTTCCATGGGCGCCGCCGGATGCGTGGCGTGGATGTTCGACACGAAGGGCGTTTTTTCCTTCGATAAATCCAAGTACACCGAGGAGCAGCTGCTGGAAGCAGGTCTCGAGGGCGGCGTGGAAGACGTGCTCGACGACGATGATTCCTGGCAGGTGCTGTGCGCCGCCGAGGATTTCCAGACGGCCAAGGTAACATTCGAGGCCGCCGGCATTATTCCCCTGTCCGCCGAATTGAATCGCATTCCCCAGAACACGGTGGCCGTGGACGTGGAAACCGGCCGCAAGGTTCTGAAGCTGTACGATGCCCTGGATGACAACGAGGACGTGCAGAACGTTTACGCCAATTTCGAGCTGCCGCCCGAACTCCTGGCCGAGATGTAG